One window of Flavobacteriales bacterium genomic DNA carries:
- a CDS encoding copper homeostasis protein CutC, which produces MLLEVCAYSLSSCRIAREAGADRVELCSGPLQGGTTPSWGMITAAMELGLPVFPMIRPRGGDFIYNSEELDVMWRDIRACRELGCPGIVAGAQRSDGSLDVGLMKRIVQEAGPMAVTCHKVFDQVPDPSSALEVLIEAGCARVLTSGLHANALEGARIIKQLVAQAAGRIVVMPGGGVRSENIAEIIAATGATEYHSSAITANSTDHIADPNEVQALVQVLRLGGR; this is translated from the coding sequence ATGCTGCTGGAGGTCTGCGCTTACTCGCTGAGCTCCTGCCGGATCGCGAGGGAAGCAGGGGCGGACCGCGTTGAACTCTGTTCGGGCCCGTTGCAAGGCGGCACCACGCCGAGCTGGGGAATGATCACCGCTGCGATGGAGCTGGGGCTGCCGGTGTTTCCCATGATCCGGCCCCGCGGAGGAGATTTCATCTACAACTCGGAAGAACTGGACGTGATGTGGCGCGACATCCGGGCCTGCCGCGAGCTGGGCTGTCCGGGAATCGTGGCGGGAGCGCAGCGCAGCGATGGCTCGTTGGATGTGGGCCTGATGAAGCGCATCGTGCAAGAGGCGGGCCCGATGGCGGTGACCTGTCACAAGGTCTTTGATCAAGTGCCGGATCCCTCGTCCGCGTTGGAAGTGTTGATCGAAGCGGGGTGCGCACGTGTGCTCACCTCCGGACTTCACGCCAATGCGTTGGAAGGCGCGCGCATCATCAAGCAATTGGTGGCACAGGCCGCCGGGCGCATCGTGGTGATGCCGGGCGGCGGGGTGCGCAGCGAAAACATTGCGGAGATCATCGCGGCCACGGGTGCTACCGAGTACCACAGTTCCGCGATAACGGCAAACTCCACGGACCACATCGCGGATCCCAATGAGGTGCAGGCCTTGGTCCAAGTGCTGAGGCTTGGG
- a CDS encoding N(4)-(beta-N-acetylglucosaminyl)-L-asparaginase produces the protein MIDRRKFLRLSAITSAAALAGRSFAMRRQPSAPRRATGSPIVISTWDFGQQANAAAWKILKDGGHALDAVEAGARVPEADPTNQSVGLGGRPDRDGHVTLDACIMDARGRCGSVAALEHIVHAVSVARMVMDRTPHVMLAGEGALQFALENGFTKEDLLTEQSRLEWQEWLKTAKYEPVPNIENALPGGERNHDTIGILALDAVGDLGGACTTSGMAYKLRGRVGDSPIIGAGLFVDNEVGAATSTGVGEEVIRIVGSHTVVELMRQGHSPEEACRATVERIVHRDPAAAKAVQVGFLALGRDGSYGAYALQDGFTFSVKSGSTEQSIPVKHHF, from the coding sequence ATGATCGATAGAAGGAAATTCCTGCGCCTTTCCGCCATCACGTCCGCGGCAGCGCTGGCAGGACGTTCATTCGCCATGAGGCGCCAACCTTCCGCACCTCGGCGGGCCACCGGATCGCCCATTGTGATCTCCACTTGGGACTTTGGACAGCAGGCGAATGCTGCCGCATGGAAGATCTTGAAGGATGGCGGGCATGCCTTGGATGCCGTAGAGGCCGGAGCGCGCGTGCCGGAGGCCGACCCGACCAACCAGTCCGTGGGGCTCGGCGGACGTCCGGACCGCGATGGTCACGTCACCTTGGATGCTTGCATCATGGACGCCCGCGGACGTTGTGGATCGGTGGCCGCGTTGGAGCATATCGTGCATGCTGTTTCCGTGGCCCGCATGGTGATGGACCGCACGCCCCATGTGATGTTGGCCGGTGAAGGCGCACTGCAGTTCGCTTTGGAGAACGGCTTCACAAAAGAGGACCTTCTCACCGAGCAAAGCCGCTTGGAGTGGCAGGAGTGGTTGAAGACCGCGAAGTACGAGCCGGTGCCCAACATCGAGAACGCGTTGCCGGGTGGCGAACGGAACCACGACACTATCGGGATCCTTGCGTTGGATGCGGTCGGGGATCTTGGCGGTGCCTGCACCACCAGCGGCATGGCCTACAAACTGCGCGGGCGTGTTGGCGATTCGCCCATCATCGGCGCGGGCCTCTTCGTGGACAACGAGGTGGGGGCGGCCACCAGTACCGGCGTGGGCGAGGAGGTGATCCGCATCGTGGGCAGCCATACCGTGGTGGAACTGATGCGCCAAGGGCATTCACCCGAAGAGGCCTGCCGGGCCACGGTGGAGCGGATCGTCCATCGCGACCCCGCGGCTGCGAAAGCGGTGCAGGTAGGCTTCCTCGCGTTGGGGCGGGACGGCTCTTACGGGGCGTACGCTTTGCAGGACGGCTTCACCTTCTCGGTGAAGAGCGGTTCCACGGAGCAGAGCATACCGGTGAAACACCACTTCTGA
- a CDS encoding DUF2141 domain-containing protein, with the protein MSFYRSWEQVRTGKVRPAYDKSWIGWTQEPYGLSNDAPMNAGPPSFNPSAIGVKAEGGQSGCGCGEHVQRTISTRDKFPVQPKVEPAQLEQESRRQDGNAPAGTSHDIAREQEKRE; encoded by the coding sequence ATTTCCTTCTATCGATCATGGGAACAGGTCCGGACCGGAAAGGTACGTCCAGCATACGACAAGAGCTGGATCGGTTGGACGCAAGAACCCTATGGCCTCAGCAATGATGCACCGATGAATGCGGGACCGCCTTCATTCAACCCATCTGCTATCGGGGTGAAGGCCGAGGGCGGACAGTCTGGGTGCGGCTGCGGAGAGCACGTGCAACGCACAATTTCAACACGTGATAAGTTCCCCGTGCAACCAAAGGTGGAACCAGCCCAACTGGAGCAGGAAAGCCGCCGCCAGGATGGGAATGCGCCAGCGGGAACGAGCCATGACATCGCCCGCGAGCAGGAAAAGCGGGAATAG
- a CDS encoding phosphatase: MHQTRYLHEPAELQRRVKKIKAVLFDWDGVFNDGWKDLDRGSPFSETGSMGVNMLRFALWLKNGANPPAAVITGQINPQAEQFVQREKFHAIYMGFINKPDAFEVFLRDNGLKPEEVAFFFDDAIDLALAKQCGLRVMIGRKAGLRFTEHVIARGDADIVTACSGGENGLREGTEAVIELLGNFTEVFDQRAAYSQGYQRYLQERNATEPKVERGRR; the protein is encoded by the coding sequence ATGCACCAAACCCGTTACCTGCACGAGCCTGCGGAACTGCAACGCCGTGTGAAGAAGATCAAGGCCGTCCTCTTCGACTGGGACGGGGTGTTCAACGACGGTTGGAAGGACCTTGATCGTGGCAGCCCGTTCAGTGAGACAGGGAGCATGGGCGTGAACATGCTGCGCTTTGCCCTTTGGCTGAAGAACGGTGCGAACCCACCAGCGGCGGTGATCACGGGACAGATCAATCCGCAGGCGGAGCAGTTCGTTCAGCGCGAGAAGTTCCATGCCATCTACATGGGTTTCATCAACAAACCGGATGCGTTCGAAGTGTTCCTGCGTGACAATGGACTGAAGCCCGAGGAAGTGGCTTTCTTCTTCGATGATGCCATCGACTTGGCGCTCGCCAAGCAATGCGGCCTGCGGGTGATGATCGGGCGGAAAGCGGGCTTGCGCTTCACCGAACATGTGATCGCACGCGGCGATGCGGACATCGTGACGGCATGCAGTGGCGGGGAGAACGGGTTGAGGGAAGGAACTGAAGCGGTGATCGAACTGCTCGGGAATTTCACCGAGGTCTTTGATCAACGTGCCGCGTACAGCCAAGGCTACCAACGGTATTTACAGGAGCGCAACGCCACGGAACCCAAGGTGGAACGAGGTAGGCGCTGA
- a CDS encoding CBS domain-containing protein: MELYLDSADIKEIDEAFKLGFLTGLTTTPTFMHRGGVTNIDKMILDLAKKVPILQVEALGETAEEVVKEAKRQLKMGLKKETTVFKIPVSLEGLRACKMLRDQGIMVNVHLVYTLQQAYMAMQAGANYVCPLVGRLQDQGHDALSLVQQCVEAVNYYGYDSKIMFSSVRTVEHVRNAVEIGVHTITVPWKLMKQLTDNNMTTLGTQQFYEHTRLITMKVKDVLSRSNPVVKETATVSEALVEMTKHGFGAVMVVDAKGKNKGVFTDGGLRRGIEKEGNKFLSKKLSTLKFNAPYTVSPEALLDEAQKLFKEHKVDTLSVSENGKQLGMLDIQDMMKAIAG; encoded by the coding sequence ATGGAACTCTACTTAGACAGTGCCGACATCAAGGAGATCGACGAAGCCTTCAAACTTGGCTTCCTCACCGGTCTCACCACCACGCCCACCTTCATGCACCGGGGCGGGGTCACGAACATCGACAAGATGATCCTGGACCTCGCGAAGAAGGTGCCCATCCTCCAGGTGGAGGCCTTGGGTGAAACGGCCGAGGAAGTGGTGAAGGAGGCGAAGCGCCAATTGAAGATGGGCCTCAAGAAGGAGACCACCGTCTTCAAGATCCCAGTGAGCCTTGAAGGACTGCGCGCCTGCAAGATGCTGCGCGACCAGGGCATCATGGTGAACGTACACCTCGTGTACACGCTGCAGCAGGCCTACATGGCGATGCAGGCCGGCGCCAACTATGTGTGCCCGCTCGTGGGCCGCTTGCAGGACCAAGGGCATGATGCCCTCAGTCTCGTGCAGCAGTGCGTAGAGGCCGTGAACTACTACGGCTACGACAGCAAGATCATGTTCAGCAGCGTCCGCACCGTGGAGCATGTGCGCAATGCGGTGGAGATCGGTGTACACACCATCACCGTGCCCTGGAAGCTGATGAAGCAGCTCACCGACAACAACATGACCACGCTTGGCACGCAGCAGTTCTATGAGCACACCCGCTTGATCACCATGAAGGTGAAGGACGTGCTCTCGCGCAGCAACCCTGTGGTAAAGGAGACCGCGACCGTGAGCGAGGCGCTGGTGGAAATGACCAAACACGGCTTCGGCGCCGTGATGGTGGTGGACGCGAAAGGCAAGAACAAGGGCGTCTTCACCGATGGCGGCCTGCGTCGCGGCATCGAGAAGGAAGGCAACAAATTCCTCTCGAAGAAGCTCAGCACGCTGAAATTCAATGCGCCGTACACCGTTTCCCCGGAAGCCTTGCTGGACGAGGCTCAGAAGCTCTTCAAGGAGCACAAGGTGGATACGCTCAGCGTCAGTGAGAATGGTAAGCAACTCGGCATGCTGGACATCCAGGACATGATGAAGGCGATCGCGGGGTAG
- the kdsA gene encoding 3-deoxy-8-phosphooctulonate synthase: protein MTKHVQVGNIDCGADQLFLISGPCVIEDESIMMRTAEKLREVSERTKVPMIYKSSFMKDNRSSVEFYMGPGLDEGLKVLERVKKEFGFPLLTDVHYPSQVKAAAEVCDVLQIPAYLCMQTTLVTEAAKTGAVINLKHGQFLAPDNMVKPVKKIESTGNEKIILTERGFVLGYNDLVVDPRAFYHLRQAGYPVVFDITHSIRKYGIPSADPRGGNREFLPTIARAGVAAGVDGIFIETHPDPSTALCDAASQLCVYDLEEFLKPLMDLHAVEVQYREDVTVSK from the coding sequence ATGACCAAGCACGTACAAGTCGGCAACATTGATTGCGGTGCCGATCAACTGTTCCTCATTTCCGGCCCTTGTGTGATCGAGGACGAGAGCATCATGATGCGCACCGCGGAAAAGCTCCGTGAGGTGAGCGAGCGCACCAAGGTGCCCATGATCTACAAGAGCAGCTTCATGAAGGACAACCGCAGCAGCGTGGAGTTCTACATGGGGCCAGGCCTGGACGAGGGGCTTAAGGTGCTGGAGAGGGTGAAGAAGGAATTCGGATTCCCGCTGCTCACGGACGTCCACTATCCCAGCCAAGTGAAAGCCGCCGCTGAGGTATGCGATGTACTGCAGATCCCGGCCTACCTCTGCATGCAGACCACGCTGGTGACCGAGGCCGCGAAGACCGGTGCCGTGATCAACCTGAAGCACGGGCAGTTCCTTGCACCGGACAACATGGTGAAGCCGGTGAAGAAGATCGAGAGCACCGGCAACGAGAAGATCATCCTGACCGAGCGCGGCTTTGTGCTGGGCTACAACGACCTCGTGGTGGACCCGCGCGCCTTCTACCACCTGCGCCAAGCGGGCTATCCCGTGGTGTTCGACATCACGCACAGCATCCGCAAGTACGGGATCCCCAGCGCCGATCCGCGCGGCGGCAACCGCGAGTTCCTGCCCACGATCGCCCGCGCCGGAGTGGCCGCTGGCGTCGATGGCATCTTCATCGAAACACACCCCGACCCGAGCACTGCCCTCTGTGATGCGGCCAGCCAGCTTTGTGTCTACGACCTCGAGGAATTCCTGAAGCCACTGATGGACCTGCACGCTGTGGAAGTGCAATACCGGGAAGACGTAACCGTGAGCAAGTGA
- a CDS encoding fumarylacetoacetate hydrolase family protein, which produces MKIICIGRNYADHAKETGNEVPAEPIFFLKPTTACLYPGQPILLPDIPGEIEHELELVVMIDSYAKDVPVAMALGLIASFTLGLDLTARTLQNQLKAKGLPWEKAKAWDGSAVLGEVELPMTASTDLQALGLELKKNGVTVQKDSTANMLFPVAELIAYVSRFITLEPGDLLFTGTPAGIGPIVEGDVLEGLLNGKRMLNATVGKR; this is translated from the coding sequence ATGAAGATCATCTGCATCGGTCGCAACTACGCCGACCACGCCAAGGAGACCGGCAATGAGGTCCCCGCCGAACCGATCTTCTTTCTGAAGCCCACCACCGCCTGCCTTTATCCCGGCCAGCCGATCTTATTGCCCGACATCCCGGGAGAGATCGAACACGAACTGGAACTGGTAGTGATGATCGATAGTTATGCCAAGGACGTCCCTGTGGCCATGGCATTGGGACTGATCGCATCCTTCACCTTGGGCCTCGACCTCACGGCACGTACGCTCCAAAACCAACTGAAGGCAAAGGGACTTCCATGGGAGAAGGCCAAAGCATGGGATGGCTCGGCCGTCTTAGGGGAAGTGGAACTGCCCATGACCGCGTCCACCGATCTGCAGGCTTTGGGTCTCGAACTGAAGAAGAACGGGGTGACCGTGCAAAAGGATTCCACCGCGAACATGCTTTTTCCCGTCGCCGAGCTGATCGCATACGTATCCCGCTTCATCACCCTGGAACCGGGAGACCTGCTCTTTACCGGCACCCCGGCAGGGATCGGCCCCATTGTGGAAGGCGATGTGCTGGAAGGTCTCCTCAATGGCAAACGCATGCTGAACGCAACGGTAGGGAAACGGTAG
- a CDS encoding 3'-5' exonuclease, with translation MAMELERPLAVFDLETTGVRVGHDRIVQIAVVRMMPDGTREKWQSLVNPEMHIPPEATAVHGISDADVADAPVLAELAKEVLHQFEGCDLCGFNVLRFDLPFLSEELYRAGASWDTSAMRVIDALRIYHHFERRDLTAAAQFYLDREHAGAHDALADVEMTADVLLAQLERYPELPKDAAALGEFCGDRKRAPDAARKLQFDDHGGICLSFGKYKGWTIENIGRNDPGYMQWLMTKADLPGSTLAVMRNVLADIHA, from the coding sequence ATGGCAATGGAATTGGAACGGCCGCTGGCCGTATTTGACCTGGAGACCACCGGCGTGCGTGTCGGGCATGACCGCATCGTGCAGATCGCGGTGGTCCGTATGATGCCGGACGGCACACGCGAAAAGTGGCAGAGCCTGGTGAACCCGGAAATGCACATCCCTCCGGAAGCCACTGCCGTGCACGGGATCTCGGACGCCGATGTGGCCGATGCACCGGTGTTGGCCGAGCTTGCGAAAGAAGTGCTGCACCAATTTGAAGGCTGCGACCTGTGCGGTTTCAATGTGCTCCGGTTCGACCTGCCTTTCCTCAGCGAAGAACTCTATCGGGCGGGTGCATCTTGGGACACGTCCGCTATGCGCGTTATCGACGCTTTGCGGATCTACCATCACTTCGAGCGCCGTGACCTCACCGCTGCCGCACAGTTCTATCTGGACCGTGAGCACGCGGGAGCGCACGACGCCTTGGCCGATGTGGAGATGACGGCGGACGTTCTGCTCGCGCAATTGGAGCGTTATCCGGAGCTGCCAAAGGACGCTGCGGCCTTGGGTGAGTTCTGCGGGGACCGTAAACGCGCACCGGACGCTGCCCGGAAATTGCAGTTCGACGACCACGGTGGTATTTGCCTCTCCTTCGGGAAGTATAAAGGCTGGACCATTGAGAACATCGGCCGGAACGATCCCGGTTACATGCAATGGTTGATGACCAAAGCCGACCTGCCCGGCAGTACCTTGGCCGTGATGAGGAACGTGCTGGCTGACATACACGCCTAA
- a CDS encoding PD40 domain-containing protein, whose translation MRRQFHATIFAIPLLCLGVGLKAQDNGVADKATFEEASLLMEEKLYGQAALEWKALLANDPDNANLNWKVGEAYMLSYNEKAKALPYLEVAATKRTARYGGLNTAGYDPFDPKERNAPPKVDYWLGKAYHLDGQFDKADEGYKKFIAEADNRSDFKPMAEHGLEQTANARKLMADPKNYTISNIGPVVNSEYPDFSPVISVDGNAMFYTSRRIRPDSSNSGVIDPVAGLPFENIYVSYKDRTGAWQSPEPLNINPPAGHLASVNVSADGQTLIIYKDDDGDGNLYESKLVGELWSDPVKMGSDINTKSWETHGALSADGNTFYFVSNRPGGYGGRDVYRVVKLPSGEWSKAQNIGNAVNTSYEEDGVFIHPNGRTLYFSSTGHSSMGGFDIFSTEQQADGTWSTPVNIGYPLNTVDDDVFFVTTADGRRGYFSSDKIGGYGEKDIYFVDFPDEMGAEGLAVLKGFIIPPPGEQLSPTTTLYVTNKETGEVKSYKPRQRDGVYVAILEPCKNYNLDYRVNDKTVHTEDIFVECESAYQEINKEVYLNPVSLDGAASIVDLPKGAPPGSKEKGEPVKEGVTVVGPSAKVVPPTAEATTGEPKTDAQRKQEGETHVTPDATFAAEFVKYHGYNEKDIDTNDPKWTEFATKVVDLLVKEGKVKVTIEASASHVPTKTYGTNDKLSNLRMEVARKALLDAVRTAGKDPKDLLLESVNHLVQGPKYGGDYKNTGKYGKFQFVKLKVR comes from the coding sequence ATGAGGAGACAATTCCACGCTACGATTTTTGCCATCCCCTTGCTCTGCTTAGGCGTGGGCCTCAAGGCTCAGGACAATGGGGTCGCGGACAAAGCGACCTTTGAGGAGGCCAGTCTCCTGATGGAGGAGAAACTCTATGGGCAGGCCGCCCTCGAATGGAAAGCGCTCTTGGCCAATGATCCGGACAACGCCAACCTGAACTGGAAGGTAGGGGAGGCCTACATGCTCTCCTATAATGAAAAGGCCAAAGCTCTACCCTATCTGGAAGTCGCCGCGACGAAGAGGACCGCGCGCTATGGTGGGTTGAACACGGCAGGCTATGACCCCTTCGACCCCAAGGAGCGCAATGCGCCGCCGAAAGTGGATTACTGGTTAGGCAAGGCTTACCATCTGGACGGCCAATTCGACAAGGCGGATGAGGGTTACAAGAAGTTCATAGCGGAAGCGGACAACCGTAGCGATTTCAAGCCCATGGCCGAGCACGGACTGGAACAGACCGCGAACGCTCGAAAATTGATGGCCGACCCGAAGAATTACACCATAAGCAATATCGGGCCGGTGGTCAACAGCGAATATCCGGACTTCAGCCCGGTGATCAGCGTGGACGGCAACGCCATGTTCTACACCAGCCGCCGCATCCGTCCGGACAGCAGCAATTCCGGTGTGATCGACCCGGTCGCGGGGCTTCCCTTCGAGAATATCTATGTGAGCTACAAGGACCGCACCGGTGCATGGCAGTCCCCCGAGCCCCTGAACATAAATCCACCCGCGGGGCACTTGGCCTCGGTGAACGTCTCCGCCGATGGACAGACCTTGATCATCTACAAGGATGATGACGGCGATGGCAATCTCTACGAGAGCAAGCTCGTCGGTGAATTGTGGAGCGATCCCGTGAAGATGGGCTCCGACATCAACACCAAGTCTTGGGAGACCCATGGTGCCTTGAGCGCGGACGGCAACACCTTCTATTTCGTCAGCAACCGCCCCGGTGGTTATGGGGGGCGGGACGTTTATCGCGTGGTGAAGCTGCCCAGCGGGGAATGGAGCAAGGCACAGAATATCGGGAATGCGGTGAACACTTCCTATGAAGAGGACGGCGTATTCATCCATCCCAATGGCCGCACCCTGTATTTCTCCAGCACGGGGCACAGCAGTATGGGCGGCTTCGACATCTTCTCTACGGAACAACAGGCGGACGGTACATGGAGCACCCCGGTGAACATCGGTTATCCCTTGAATACCGTGGATGATGATGTCTTCTTCGTGACCACCGCCGACGGCCGCCGCGGCTATTTCAGCTCGGACAAGATCGGTGGTTATGGGGAAAAGGACATCTACTTCGTGGACTTCCCCGACGAAATGGGGGCAGAGGGGCTTGCGGTGCTAAAGGGCTTCATCATCCCGCCCCCCGGCGAACAGCTTTCCCCGACCACCACGCTCTATGTCACCAACAAGGAGACCGGTGAGGTGAAGAGCTATAAGCCACGGCAGCGGGACGGGGTCTATGTGGCCATATTGGAACCCTGCAAGAACTATAACCTCGACTACCGCGTGAACGACAAAACGGTGCATACGGAGGACATCTTCGTAGAGTGTGAAAGTGCCTACCAGGAGATCAACAAGGAGGTCTACCTGAACCCCGTTTCATTGGATGGAGCCGCCAGCATCGTGGACTTGCCAAAAGGCGCTCCCCCGGGAAGCAAGGAGAAGGGGGAACCTGTGAAGGAGGGAGTGACCGTGGTGGGACCGTCCGCCAAAGTGGTGCCTCCGACCGCGGAAGCAACGACCGGGGAGCCGAAGACCGATGCACAACGCAAGCAAGAGGGTGAGACGCACGTCACCCCGGATGCAACGTTCGCAGCCGAGTTCGTGAAATACCATGGCTACAACGAAAAGGATATTGACACGAACGACCCAAAGTGGACGGAATTCGCCACCAAAGTGGTCGATCTCTTGGTCAAGGAGGGCAAGGTGAAAGTGACCATCGAAGCCAGTGCCTCGCATGTTCCTACCAAGACCTACGGCACCAATGACAAGCTGAGCAACCTGCGCATGGAGGTGGCACGTAAAGCGCTGCTGGACGCGGTAAGGACCGCTGGCAAGGATCCCAAGGACCTGCTGCTCGAATCCGTGAACCATCTGGTACAGGGCCCCAAATACGGAGGCGATTACAAGAACACCGGGAAATACGGCAAGTTCCAGTTCGTGAAGTTGAAGGTGCGTTGA
- a CDS encoding 2-oxo acid dehydrogenase subunit E2: MSQIEILLPKMGESVAEATIIKWLKNDGDRVEADEPLVEIATDKVDSEVPAPQDGILIKRLVKDGDVVQVGQPIAYIGAEGSAVATATSAAAVPAAAEVKVSAAPAAKAVPGVAVEKTGPSGKFYSPLVRNIAKSEGVSMNELEALEGSGQGGRVTKKDLLDYLPQRGTTNVGNGRSPEQPAPATAPTAMAASAAPVAPSIKAGPGDELIEMDRMRKLIADHMVMSKHISPHVTSFVEADVTNLVLWRNKVKNAFEKREGEKITFTPVFIMAIAQAIKEMPMINIQVDGTTIIKKKDINIGMAAALPSGNLIVPVVRNADRLNLMGLAKTVNDLARRARQGKLTPDEVSGGTYTVTNVGTFGNVLGTPIINQPQVAIMAFGAIQKKPAVLETPTGDVIAVRHMMYLSHSYDHRVVDGALGGKFVRRVADILEGWSLDTEI; encoded by the coding sequence ATGTCACAGATCGAGATCCTACTGCCTAAAATGGGCGAAAGCGTGGCCGAGGCCACTATTATCAAATGGTTGAAGAACGACGGGGACCGTGTGGAGGCTGATGAGCCTTTGGTGGAGATCGCCACGGATAAGGTTGACAGCGAGGTACCCGCCCCTCAGGACGGCATCCTCATCAAGCGTTTGGTCAAGGACGGTGACGTAGTGCAGGTGGGACAGCCCATTGCGTACATAGGTGCCGAAGGCAGTGCTGTCGCGACGGCCACTTCAGCCGCTGCCGTACCAGCCGCGGCCGAAGTCAAGGTCAGTGCGGCCCCGGCGGCGAAAGCCGTACCTGGCGTTGCCGTGGAAAAGACAGGGCCGAGCGGAAAATTCTACAGCCCGTTGGTGCGCAACATCGCGAAGAGCGAGGGCGTGTCCATGAATGAACTGGAAGCCCTTGAAGGCAGCGGACAAGGTGGCCGTGTGACGAAGAAGGACCTCTTGGACTACCTGCCACAACGCGGTACCACGAACGTTGGCAATGGTAGGAGCCCGGAACAGCCGGCCCCGGCGACGGCTCCAACGGCCATGGCCGCTAGCGCCGCTCCCGTGGCGCCAAGCATCAAGGCCGGCCCCGGCGATGAGCTGATCGAAATGGACCGCATGCGGAAGCTGATCGCCGACCACATGGTGATGAGCAAGCACATCAGCCCCCACGTCACCAGCTTTGTGGAGGCCGACGTGACCAATCTGGTGCTTTGGCGCAACAAGGTGAAGAACGCCTTCGAGAAGCGTGAAGGGGAGAAGATCACTTTCACACCGGTGTTCATCATGGCAATCGCCCAAGCGATAAAGGAAATGCCGATGATCAACATCCAGGTGGACGGCACCACGATCATCAAGAAAAAGGACATCAACATCGGCATGGCAGCCGCGTTACCCTCGGGGAACCTCATCGTCCCCGTAGTGCGGAACGCGGACCGCCTGAACCTGATGGGCTTGGCCAAGACCGTGAACGATCTGGCCAGGCGGGCGCGTCAAGGGAAGCTCACGCCCGATGAGGTCAGCGGCGGCACCTATACCGTGACCAATGTGGGGACCTTCGGGAACGTGCTCGGCACACCGATCATCAACCAGCCCCAAGTGGCCATCATGGCGTTCGGGGCGATCCAGAAAAAACCGGCCGTGCTGGAAACCCCCACCGGGGATGTGATCGCCGTTCGCCACATGATGTACCTCAGCCACAGCTACGATCACCGGGTGGTGGACGGGGCCCTTGGGGGCAAGTTCGTGCGGCGCGTTGCTGACATCCTCGAGGGATGGTCGCTGGACACGGAGATATAG